Proteins found in one Sardina pilchardus chromosome 3, fSarPil1.1, whole genome shotgun sequence genomic segment:
- the nbeal2 gene encoding neurobeachin-like protein 2 isoform X2, with product MASKERLYELWMLYYTKKDVGYLQQWLEAFVASFERIIDVRSLEPRRLEESGLEVPQLPREVLVLLSTQLLQSALHLSGQEPNGSVPHPLLLIKFFIIISRNLENIDSDQTPGFLFETIKLLSFCLNQLKQQPEEQESLQSVVQHGLLLCESLFDPYQTWRRRLAGEEVSLLERSKYKFTPLSVPEELPALFHDVLQESERLPEPLVVWLVHLQGAVLSGSKKNGLLSLTSPAVDNLLSVLRAWCLWPPPSSSGEQPKDPQLLRLTLQCLTAMLHLLHGSSPAERQLDIRHVLDGYFQLLNWSRPPADGADSMPHWEESLVTLQTHMLNTIPQILQCSDRAVLQAIFLNNNCFEHILRLIQNSKLYQSRRCRTDHGEGVCDLSTRLLTEVEVDQVWEKGSDCITVHAIGVLTAIMSNSPAAKEVFKERIGYSQLFDVLKSQGRPTKRLLQELMNMAVEGEHSQAVHLGISNEQPLVLLLQWLPELGQRELQLLVAQWLAAVCGGSLACRTVAAEAGLVDTLLEVLLRPERLDGQCADVLLGLLQDLGALSLRPEQLKALLRLLRTDQASPAGSTTPPPPPPPHPYCARVTRVLSAMATREGRASALQYFDLSPPMAGIMVPSIARWPGSAFAFHAWLCLNVEFPPLQPDGFSAAGTAACHSPTMGHPMGHAMGKGPRRKQLYSFFTASGTGFEAFFTMEGVLVVAVCTKKDYMAVSLPEKPLVDQAWHSVDIVHIPGRRPFGQNSVTIYVDGEQVKTAQLRFPSMNEPFTSCCIGSAGQRTTTTTTSPTFPPPSLSGSNNDLAFAPHAAALTRSQSFPASFAAGRWGLGGARDAPVHTIPAGLQDTEWGTPTSLDGLLGTAFICHEALQPAQTRTLHGAGPNNVCLFKSDGELSELNSKLLLYYTPQAFKSQICLDLSPNHHYDGRLTGHRVVNWDIKDVLNSVGGMGALLPLLEQVCGGEQTEAGGVQEASDLLGPELTSSRGPAGMLLPLGKSSEGRLERNSVAAFLLMVKNMLRHHPVNQESLLHCHGPAIIGAMLSKVPSRMMDMSVLMACQFLLEQVSSEGSSALLSQLYQHLLFDFRIWSRSHFAVCLGHVQYLSTVLKESKQRTRRKYGVQYILDSIRTHYSVEKDGSPLSDEKQTVQISLFSLLKDFLLKSTSPEELHSVLAYACIAPDEQQVISALDVVYSVLRCTPPRDQALSVLLEWGVEQLYCLLLKPHFPDEARERVFRVLYKVLKSERVQERSKQRIKLRDSSYLGLVCFLGDTPVTMTTIRCLYEQVLATDPTPNFRDLLAVVYLSHRSDLTVRLDMCRKLFHLIYSSEEYVRQLARQAGWQDVLTKLYVKESYESRAASQSSCSPHSSLDPAASRPPLLRRDDSVIEDRAADVFIPYRAREEEEEEDEEEEEEEEDEEEAQQDVSEGFSEYSSQSPPPPRATLKGLGESLHFKSFDSTERSSRSSSLSNTVDIPASRLEEEGAYYPLSPFGTSPFELDLGQAGAGGGGGGGGSGAAGGPNGAHHTPAGSQADTPSPLEHSKPFLGPRPRKSSSLSNVLDEASYSTEQPTADSISNTSNPQAPEEELCNLLTNIVFSVLWSGAEGPEDAVWRERGQVFSVLTKLGSSCQLVRPPDDIKRSLLEMMLESSLSDLRDAAGVTPPHHPNLLRLLRLLQDFLFSEGTDNHNLWSEKIFEGMVNLLDRLQAWHPPPASPSGPELREMAHIGLRIITGYIQQQHPQVCVMACVKLHSLLQTVLCLSWEEVCFLLGRLGAPLWPAEGVAADASGREETFSQLVPIVRTLLDQHADPVTLQRLLPSLPPTNGSATFAQDLRAYCNTLEWQNFYHNHVEVTMEQYEVDTFSKSHDLMSNFWNSCFDDLMNTAQIRDKERADSKAKFQEVIVDPYLKRVKVENGRYHVGQKQGVSQQTVVAKHWKALQRLLTHQRAAWALRNQPEVKWTLSNAETYSKMRLKLVPNYNYDSHSEAAALRDNMGADSPRSSSDTLPLAVAKEAKVSDMEDDQLGDEDMSLLNQPEGEEESQKEKLVLSEDCELITNISVVPGRLEVTTHHLYFYDGSSEKEETEEGIGFDLKRPLSQLREVHLRRYNLRRSALELFFIDQSHYFINFKKKVRNKVYSRILGLRPPNLFYFGSRSPQELLKASNLTQKWVHREISNFEYLMQLNTIAGRTYNDLSQYPVFPWVLCDYTSPVLDLDDPAVFRDLSKPIGVVNPRHAQNVKEKYESFEDPTGAIDKFHYGTHYSNAAGVMHYMIRMEPFTGLHIQLQSGRFDCADRQFHSVAAAWQARMESPVDVKELIPEFFYFPEFLENMNGFDLGCLQMSQEPVANVVLPLWASSREDFIRKHRQALESEHVSAHLHEWIDLIFGCKQRGEEAVNALNVFYYCTYEGAVDLDAIANETERKALEGIISNFGQTPCQLLKEPHPPRMSAQSSSRRLARLDTLPPHLFEQLDKLRPFVEVVSDGLPLAQAVVPRNQTRSFIIQGSDVLVSVSANGLIGTHSWLPYDKSIANYFTFTKDPTVSNPKTQRFLSGPFSPGVDIGPKVLVVSNDGRLLFSGGHWDCSLRVTMLGKGKLVGRICRHIDIVTCLALDLCGIYLISGSRDCSCIIWQVQQQGGLSSGLSPKPVQVLSGHDQEVTCVAISTELDMAISGSKDGTLIVHSVRRGQFLRSLRPVCEGGLSSRITELAVGMEGHLVAHAVVEGRHSGKETSSIHVYSVNGRQLASVSLEEQVSALYLGVDHVVLGTTQGSLHIRDLHSLKLSVSPLPLKVPIRSVSVTKENSHVLVGLEDGKLIVVGAGKPEEVRSGQFSRRLWGSTRRISQVSSGETEYNPTEAAAAAAK from the exons ATGTGCTGCAGGAGAGCGAGCGTCTTCCTGAGCCGCTGGTGGTGTGGCTGGTCCATCTGCAGGGTGCTGTCCTTAGCGGGAGCAAG AAGAACGGTCTGCTGTCCCTGACGTCCCCCGCGGTGGACAACCTCCTCTCCGTGCTGCGCGCCTGGTGCCTGTggccgcccccctcctcctccggaGAGCAGCCCAAGGACCCGCAGCTCCTGCGGCTGACCCTGCAGTGCCTCACCGCCATGCTGCACCTGCTGCACGGCAGCAGCCCCGCCGAGCGGCAGCTGGACATCAGGCACGTGCTGGACGGCTACTTCCAGCTGCTCAACTGGAGCAGGCCCCCGGCGGACGGCGCCGACTCCATGCCACACTGGGAGGAGAGCCTGGTCACCCTGCAGACGCACATGCTCA ACACCATCCCCCAGATCCTGCAGTGTTCGGACCGAGCCGTGCTGCAGGCCATCTTCCTCAACAACAACTGCTTTGAGCACATCCTCCGCCTCATCCAGAACAGCAAG ctCTATCAGAGCCGTAGGTGTAGGACGGATcatggtgagggtgtgtgtgacctcagcaCACGCTTACTGACGGAGGTGGAAGTGGATCAG gtgtgggagAAGGGCTCAGACTGCATCACGGTGCATGCTATCGGAGTCCTCACTGCCATCATGAGCAACTCTCCTGCAGCCAAG GAGGTCTTTAAAGAACGGATCGGTTACTCCCAGCTGTTTGATGTGCTCAAGAGCCAAGGCCGGCCCACCAAACGACTTCTGCAGGAGCTTATGAACATG gCGGTGGAGGGGGAGCACTCCCAGGCGGTGCACCTGGGCATCAGTAATGAGCAgccgctggtgctgctgctgcagtggctgCCGGAGCTGGGTCAGCGCgagctgcagctgctggtggCCCAGTGGCTGGCGGCGGTGTGCGGGGGCTCGCTGGCCTGCCGCACGGTGGCGGCGGAGGCCGGCCTGGTGGACACGCTGCTGGAGGTGCTGCTGCGGCCCGAGCGGCTGGACGGCCAGTGCGCCGACGTGCtcctgggcctgctgcaggaccTGGGCGCGCTCTCGCTGCGGCCCGAGCAGCTCAAGGCCCTGCTGAGGCTGCTGCGCACCGACCAGGCCTCGCCCGCCGGCTCAACgacgccaccgccaccgccgccgccgcacccTTACTGCGCCCGCGTCACGCGCGTCCTCTCGGCCATGGCCACGCGCGAAGGCCGCGCCAGCGCCCTGCAGTACTTCGACCTCTCGCCCCCCATGGCGGGCATCATGGTGCCCAGCATTGCCCGCTGGCCGGGCAGTGCCTTCGCCTTCCACGCCTGGCTGTGCCTCAACGTGGAGTTCCCGCCGCTGCAGCCCGACGGCTTCTCCGCGGCGGGCACGGCCGCGTGCCACTCGCCAACCATGGGGCACCCCATGGGCCACGCCATGGGCAAAGGGCCCCGCAGGAAACAGCTCTACAG CTTCTTCACAGCGAGTGGCACTGGCTTCGAGGCCTTCTTCACCATGGAGGGCGTGTTGGTGGTGGCTGTCTGCACCAAGAAAGACTACATGGCCGTTTCTCTCCCTGAGAAGCCTCTTGTAGACCAAGCCTGG CACTCGGTGGACATTGTGCACATTCCGGGCCGCCGGCCCTTCGGCCAGAACTCGGTCACCATCTACGTGGACGGAGAGCAGGTCAAGACAGCCCAGCTGCGCTTCCCTTCCATGAATGAG CCCTTCACATCCTGCTGCATCGGCTCGGCGGGACAGAggaccaccaccactactacctCCCCCACCTTTCCTCCGCCCTCCCTCAGTGGCTCCAACAACGACTTGGCCTTCGCGCCGCACGCTGCCGCCCTCACCCGCTCCCAGTCCTTCCCAGCGTCCTTTGCGGCGGGGCGCTGGGGCCTGGGGGGAGCGCGGGACGCCCCCGTGCACACCATCCCCGCCGGGCTGCAGGACACCGAGTGGGGGACCCCCACCTCGCTGGACGGCCTGCTGGGGACGGCCTTCATCTGCCACGAAGCTCTTCAGCCTGCCCAGACACGCACGCTGCATGGCGCgg gtCCCAACAATGTGTGCCTGTTCAAATCTGATGGAGAGCTTTCCGAACTCAACAGCAAACTACTGCTCTACTACACTCCTCAg GCTTTTAAGAGCCAAATATGTCTGGACCTGTCTCCCAACCACCACTATGATGGCCGACTGACTGGGCACCGCGTGGTCAACTGGGACATCAAG GATGTGCTCAACTCTGTGGGGGGGATGGGCGCGCTGCTGCCCCTGCTGGAGCAGGTGTGCGGTGGCGAGCAGACGGAGGCCGGCGGCGTCCAGGAGGCCTCGGATCTGCTGGGGCCGGAGCTGACCTCCTCCAGGGGCCCTGCAGGCATGCTGCTCCCCCTGGGCAAATCCTCAG AAGGCCGTCTGGAGCGGAACAGCGTGGCTGCCTTCCTGCTGATGGTGAAGAACATGCTGCGTCACCACCCCGTCAACCAGGAGAGCCTGCTGCACTGCCACGGGCCCGCCATCATCGGAGCCATGCTCAGCAAG GTGCCCAGCCGTATGATGGACATGAGCGTGCTGATGGCGTGCCAGTTCCTGCTGGAGCAGGTGTCCAGCGAGGGCAGCAGCGCCCTGCTCTCGCAGCTCTACCAGCACCTGCTCTTCGACTTCCGCATCTGGAGCCGCAGCCACTTCGCCGtctgcctgg GCCATGTCCAGTACCTGTCCACTGTGCTGAAGGAGAGCAAGCAGCGGACGCGGAGGAAGTACGGCGTGCAGTACATCCTGGACTCCATACGCACTCACTACAG CGTGGAGAAGGACGGCAGCCCTCTGTCCGACGAGAAGCAGACGGTCCAGATCTCGCTCTTCTCCCTGCTCAAGGACTTCCTGCTCAAGTCCACCAGCCCAGAGGAGCTCCACAGTGTGCTGGCTTACGCCTGCATCGCCCCGGATGAGCAACAG gtgATCAGTGCTCTGGACGTGGTGTACAGCGTGCTGCGCTGCACTCCTCCGCGGGACCAGGCCCTGAGCGTGCTGCTGGAGTGGGgcgtggagcagctctactgccTCCTGCTCAAGCCCCACTTCCCCGACGAGGCCCGCGAGAGGGTGTTCAGG GTGCTGTATAAAGTACTGAAGAGTGAGCGCGTGCAGGAGCGCAGTAAACAACGCATCAAGCTCCGAGACTCCAGCTACCTTGGCCTGGTCTGTTTCCTTGGAGACACCCCCGTCACCATGACCACCATCCGCTGTCTGTACGAGCAGGTTTTGGCCACAG aTCCTACTCCTAACTTCCGAGATCTGTTGGCTGTTGTGTACCTATCTCACCGCTCTGACCTGACTGTGCGTCTTGACATGTGTCGCAAG ctctTCCACCTGATCTACTCCAGTGAGGAGTACGTGCGTCAGCTGGCGCGGCAGGCCGGCTGGCAGGACGTGCTGACCAAGCTCTACGTCAAGGAGTCGTACGAGTCGCGCGCCGCCagccagtccagctgcagcccGCACAGCTCCCTGGACCCCGCCGCCTCCCGCCCGCCCCTCCTGCGCCGCGACGACAGCGTCATCGAGGACCGCGCCGCCGACGTCTTCATCCCCTACAGGGCccgcgaggaagaggaggaggaggacgaggaggaggaggaggaggaggaggacgaggaggaggctcAGCAGGACGTGTCCGAGGGCTTCTCGGAGTACTCGTCGcagtcgccgccgccgccgcgcgcCACGCTCAAGGGCCTCGGCGAGTCGCTGCACTTCAAGTCGTTCGACTCGACGGAGCGCAGCAGCCGCTCGTCCTCGCTGTCCAACACGGTGGACATCCCGGCGTcgcggctggaggaggagggcgccTACTACCCGCTCTCGCCCTTCGGCACGTCGCCGTTCGAGCTGGACCTGGGTCAGGCGGGcgcggggggtgggggcggaggaggggggagcGGGGCGGCCGGCGGGCCCAACGGGGCGCACCACACGCCGGCCGGCAGCCAGGCGGACACCCCCTCGCCCCTGGAGCACAGCAAGCCCTTCCTGGGGCCGCGGCCGCGCAAGAGCTCCAGCCTGTCCAACGTGCTGGACGAGGCCAGCTACAGCACCGAGCAGCCCACCGCCGACAGCATCTCCAACACCTCCaacccacag GCGCCCGAGGAGGAGCTGTGCAACCTGCTGACCAACATTGTGTTCTCGGTGCTGTGGAGCGGAGCCGAGGGCCCGGAGGACGCCGTGTGGCGGGAGAGGGGACAGGTCTTCTCCGTCCTCACCAAGCTCGGCAGCTCCTGCCAGCTGGTCCGCCCGCCCGACGACATCAAGCGCAG tctgctGGAGATGATGCTGGAGTCGTCTCTGTCGGACCTGCGCGACGCGGCCGGCGTGACTCCGCCCCACCACCCCAACCTGCTGCGTCTCCTGCGCCTGCTCCAGGACTTCCTGTTCTCCGAGGGCACCGACAACCACAACCTGTGGAGCGAGAAG atatttgAGGGCATGGTGAACCTGCTGGACAGGCTGCAGGCGTGGCATCCTCCCCCTGCGTCCCCCTCTGGCCCAGAGCTCAGAGAGATGGCCCACATCGGCCTGCGCATCATCACCGGATacatccagcagcagcacccacag gtgtgtgtgatggcctgTGTGAAGCTGCACAGTCTCCTGCAGACAGTCTTGTGTTTGAGCTGGGAGGAGGTCTGCTTCCTGTTGGGCCGCTTGGGCGCCCCCCTGTGGCCAGCCGAAGGCGTTGCAGCCGACGCCAGCGGGCGCGAGGAGACTTTTAGCCAGCTGGTGCCCATCGTGCGGACGCTGCTGGACCAGCACGCTGACCCGGTGACCCTGCAGAGGCTGctgccctctctgccccccaccAACGGCAGTGCCACCTTCGCCCAGGACCTGAGGGCCTACTGCAACACGCTAGAGTGGCAGAACTTCTACCACAACCAC GTGGAGGTGACCATGGAGCAGTACGAGGTGGACACATTCAGCAAGAGCCACGACCTCATGTCCAACTTCTGGAACTCCTGCTTCGACGACCTCATGAACACCGCTCAGATCCGAGACAAGGAGCGCGCCGACAGCAAGGCCAAGTTCCAG GAGGTGATCGTGGACCCATACCTGAAGCGTGTGAAGGTGGAGAACGGCCGCTACCACGTGGGCCAGAAGCAGGGCGTGAGCCAGCAGACGGTGGTGGCCAAGCACTGGAAGGCCCTGCAGAGGCTCCTCACCCACCAGAGAGCTGCCTGGGCACTCAG AAACCAGCCAGAGGTGAAGTGGACATTGTCCAATGCAGAGACCTACTCCAAGATGCGCCTCAAACTGGTCCCCAACTACAACTACGACTCTCACAGCGAAGCGGCTGCACTCAGGGACAATATGg GAGCGGACAGCCCTCGCAGCAGCTCAGACACCCTCCCGTTGGCCGTGGCCAAGGAGGCCAAAGTGAGCGACATGGAGGACGATCAGCTGGGCGATGAAGACATGTCCTTACTCAACCA GCCGGAGGGCGAGGAGGAGAGCCAGAAGGAGAAGCTGGTGCTGTCGGAGGACTGTGAGCTCATCACCAACATCTCGGTGGTGCCAGGACGTCTGGAGGTCACCACGCACCACCTGTACTTTTACGACGGCAGCAGCGAGAAGGAGGAGACCgaggagg GTATTGGGTTTGACTTGAAGCGACCCCTCAGTCAGCTGCGGGAGGTCCACCTGAGGAGGTACAACCTGCGCAGATCTGCCCTGGAGCTCTTCTTCATTGACCAGTCCCATTACTTCATCAACTTCAAGAAGAAG GTGCGAAACAAGGTGTACTCTAGGATCCTTGGGTTGCGGCCTCCCAATCTTTTCTACTTTGGATCTCGCTCCCCCCAGGAACTCCTCAAAGCGTCCAAcctcacacag AAATGGGTTCACAGAGAGATCTCCAACTTTGAGTATCTCATGCAGCTCAACACCATAGCCGGCCGCACCTATAATGACCTCTCCCAGTACCCTGTG tttCCTTGGGTCCTGTGTGATTACACATCTCCGGTGCTGGACCTGGACGACCCTGCTGTGTTCCGTGACCTTTCCAAACCCATCGGGGTCGTGAACCCACGCCATGCGCAGAACGTCAAAGAGAA ATACGAGAGCTTTGAGGACCCCACGGGTGCGATCGACAAGTTCCACTACGGCACACACTACTCCAACGCCGCGGGAGTCATGCACTACATGATCCGAATGGAGCCCTTCACCGGGCTGCACATCCAGCTGCAGAGTGGCAG gtttgacTGTGCAGACAGGCAGTTCCACTCGGTGGCTGCAGCGTGGCAGGCCCGGATGGAGAGCCCGGTGGACGTGAAGGAGCTCATCCCAGAGTTCTTCTACTTCCCAGAGTTCCTGGAGAACATGAACG GCTTTGATCTGGGCTGCCTGCAGATGTCTCAGGAGCCAGTGGCTAATGTAGTGCTGCCTCTCTGGGCCTCCTCTCGGGAGGACTTCATCAGGAAACACCGGCAAGCCCTG GAGAGTGAGCATGTGTCTGCCCACCTGCATGAGTGGATTGACCTGATCTTTGGCTGCAAGCAGCGCGGGGAGGAGGCCGTCAACGCCCTCAATGTCTTCTACTACTGCACTTATGAAG GGGCGGTGGATTTGGACGCTATAGCCAATGAGACCGAGCGGAAAGCTCTAGAAGGCATCATCAGTAACTTCGGTCAGACTCCTTGTCAGCTGCTCAAG GAGCCTCACCCTCCCCGCATGTCCGCGCAGAGTTCCTCTCGGCGGCTGGCCCGCCTGGACACTCTCCCCCCCCATCTATTCGAGCAGCTGGACAAGCTCCGGCCTTTCGTAGAG GTGGTGAGTGATGGACTGCCTCTAGCGCAAGCTGTGGTGCCCCGCAATCAGACCAGATCCTTCATTATACAGGGATCAGATGtgctg GTGTCAGTAAGTGCCAACGGTCTGATTGGGACGCACAGCTGGCTGCCCTACGATAAAAGCATCGCCAACTACTTCACCTTCACAAAGGACCCCACTGTGTCCAACCCCAA GACCCAGAGATTCCTGAGCGGGCCCTTCTCCCCGGGCGTGGACATCGGGCCGAAGGTGCTGGTGGTGTCCAACGACGGGCGCCTGCTCTTCAGCGGAGGCCACTGGGACTGCAGCCTGAGGGTCACCATGCTGGGCAAGGGCAAGCTGGTGGGCAGGATCTGCCGGCACATCG ACATTGTCACATGTCTGGCTTTGGACCTCTGTGGAATCTACCTCATCTCTGGCTCCCGGGATTGCTCTTGCATCATCTGGCAGGTGCAGCAGCAG GGGGGCCTCTCCAGCGGACTCTCCCCGAAGCCTGTGCAGGTGCTCTCCGGACACGACCAGGAGGTCACCTGCGTGGCCATCAGCACCGAGCTGGACATGGCCATctcagggtcaaag GACGGCACTCTGATCGTGCACAGCGTGCGGAGGGGCCAGTTCCTGCGCTCTCTGCGCCCGGTTTGCGAGGGCGGCCTCTCGTCCCGCATCACTGAGCTGGCTGTGGGCATGGAGGGGCACCTGGTGGCACACGCTGTGGTGGAGGGCAGGCACTCTGGAAAG GAGACGTCCTCCATCCACGTGTACTCTGTGAACGGGCGGCAGCTGGCTTCTGTCTCTCTGGAGGAGCAGGTGTCGGCGCTCTACCTGGGGGTGGACCACGTCGTCCTGGGCACCACCCAGGGCAGTCTCCACATCCGAGACCTCCACAG ccTGAAGCTGTCGGTGTCGCCGCTGCCGTTGAAGGTGCCGATCCGCAGTGTGTCGGTGACTAAGGAGAACAGCCACGTGCTGGTGGGGCTGGAGGACGGCAAGCTCATCGTAGTGGGAGCAGGCAAACCAGAGGAG GTGCGCTCGGGGCAGTTCTCCCGTCGTCTGTGGGGCTCCACGCGCCGCATCTCTCAGGTGTCCTCAGGGGAGACTGAGTACAACCCCACcgaggccgccgccgccgcagccaAGTGA